The bacterium genomic sequence GTCTCGAGGTGGGCCCCCGTGATATGGAGGGGGACCAGGTGACCCTGGTCCGGCGGGACACGGGCGAGAAGCGGCCGGTGCTGGTCTCGGACCTGCCCCGGGTGACGAAGGAGACCCTGGATCAGATCCAGGAGGGGCTTTACCGCCAGGCTCTGGCGTACCGCGAGGAGCTCACCTTCCGGGTGGGCACGCTGGCCGAGCTTTCCGCCGGCCTGGAGGAGAAGCGCGGCCTCTACCACGCACCCTGGTGCGGGGACGCGGCCTGCGAGAACGAGGTCAAGGATAAGACCAAGGCCACCATCCGGCTCCTGCCTTTCAATCAGCCCGAGGAGCGGGGGGCGTGCCTGGTCTGCGGCAAGGAGGCCCGCTGGGAGGCGATTTTCGCCCGGGCCTATTGATTCTAGGGATTCGTAAAACGGCGTGGGCCGGCGCGTGTCAGGATGCGCCGTCGGCCCCTTGCTATAGGTGAGCCAACGTGCTGACACTGGGTTGGACAGGCGGCGTGGCATCGGGCAAGACGACGGCGCTCGATCTCTTGGGCAAGATCGCGCGCCTGGACGTCGTCGAGGCGGACATGCTCGGGCACAGGCTCCTCCGCGAACCGTGGATTCGGGACGCGGTGGTGGAGCTCTGCGGCCGGGACATCCTGGACTCGGGCGGCGAGATCGACCGGGGGTGCCTGGGGAGGATGGTTTTCGCGGACAGGGAGCTCCTCGTCCGCTACAACAATTTGATTCACCCGCCCCTCATCGAGGGCGTCCGCACCGCCGTCGAGGAGGCCCGGAACCGTAACGACGCCGAGGCCTTCGTGGTGGACGCGGCGCTCATCTTCGAGTGGGGGATAGGACGGCTCTTCGATGCGGTGGTGGCGGTTCGGGCCGCCCAGGGACTGGCGCTCAGGCGGTTGCTGCGCGATGGGCTGACGGAAATCGAGGCCCGGCAGCGGCTCAACAGCCAGCTCCGCGAGGAAGTCAAGGTCCAGCGCGCCGACTTTGTCATCATCAACGACAACGACCTGGAAGCGCTCGAGCGGCGCGTCTGGTTCCTCTGGGAGCACCAGCTCGCCCCGCTGAAGAGGGCGAGGGCCACGTGACGCCCCGGCCGGTGGAGGCCATCGGCGCGGCCCGGGTGGTGCCGGTAATCCGCACGACCGAGGCCGGTTTGGCCCTGCCGGCCGCCCGTGCGCTCATCGCCGGGGGGGCATCGGTGCTGGAGGTGGCGCTCACCTGCCCCGACGCGTGTCGTCGGTTGAAATGTTGGAGGAGGCGGTCCGGCGTGGGGCCGCCTTCACCGTTTCGCCTCATTCGGACCCCGCGCTGCTGGAGCGGGCGCGGAGGCTGGATACGCCGCACATCCCCGGCGCGGCCACCCCCACCGAGGCGGTCGCGGCCATCCGGGCGGGAGCGGCTCTGGTGAAAATCTTCCCGGCAAGGGAGCTGGGCGGACCCGCCTACCTGCGGGCGCTCCTCGCCCCCCTCCCGGATATGCGACTTATTCCCGCCGGCGGCGTCTCACTCGACGAGGTCGCCGGTTATTTGGCGGCGGGGGCCTTCGCCGTGGCACTGGGTTCGGAGCTGGTGCGGCGGGAGTGGCTGCGCGACGGCGCCTGGGAAAAACTCCAGGGGGCGATGGAGGACCTTCTTGCCCGGCTTCCGTGAATCGGCGCCCGAGGCGGTGCCCCTGCGCCTGGCCGCGGGGATGCGCCCCGACGAGACCGGCCGTCCCTGGGTTTTAATCGAATCCTCCGCCGGGGAGACCCACCCCGGCTCCTCCCACCTGCTTCGGCTTTCCGAGCTTTGCGCCGACGAGGTCCGCCGCGCCGGCGGCGCGCCTTACCGCTCGTTCTGCACAGACCTCTGCGATGGCGTGGCCCAGGGGACTCCCGCCATGGGTCTCTCCCTCGCCGGCCGCGAGCTCTACGCCCTGGCCGCCGAGCTGCACGCCCGTGGCGGTCACGCCGACGGCGTCCTCTTCCTCTCCTCCTGCGATAAATCCATCCCGGCCCATCTCATCGCCGCGGTCCGGCTGGGCCTCCCGGCTGTCCTGGTGCCCGGCGGGGTGATGCCCCGCTCCGCCGACGGCGGGATCCTGGCCGACGCGGGGGAACTGGCGGCGGCCCGTCGGCGTGGTGAAATTTCTCCGGATGAGTTTGAGGAAAAGAGCCGCGGGCTCTGCCCCGGTCCCGGCGCCTGCGCATTCATGGGCACGGCGGGGACCATGCAGTGCCTGGCAGTGGGGCTCGGCCTGGCGCTCCCCGGCTCGGAGCTCCTGCCGCCTCTCGGTCCCGCGCAGCTCTCGGCCTGCCGGCGGTCGGCCCAGACGCTGATGCGCCTCGTCGGGGCGGGTACGACGCCTCGGGACCTCCTCGACGCGCGTTCGGTTAAAAACGCCGTGGCCCTGCTGGCGGCGCTGGGCGGCTCGACCAACGCTCTCTTGCACCTGGCGGCCCTGGCCCACGAGCTGGGCGTCCCCTTCGACCTGCGCGGGGTGGACCGTATCGCGGCGGAGGTGCCCCGCCTGGTCAACCTGCGTCCGGCGGGCGCGCACCCGACCGATCGTTTCCACCTGGCCGGCGGCGTCCCGGCGGTGGTCGAGCTGCTGACCGGGCTCGGCCTCTTCGATTCCGAGGCCCGGACGGTCTCGGGGAGTTGGGGCGAGGCCCTGGACGACTGGCGCTGCCGGGACGACCCGGAACGCCGGAGCGCCCTTTTAGCCGAGAGTGGCGAGTCGCCCGGAAATTACGTGAGCCCCGGAGCGGACGCCTCCTTCGGTCCTCCGGGCGGGATCCGCGTTCTCTTCGGCAACCTGGCGCCGCGAGGGGCGGTGGTCAAGCTCGCCGGGTTCGAGCGGACGCGCTTCCAGGGCCCGGCCCGCGTCTTCGACTCCGAGGGCGCCGCGCTGGACGCGGTGGCAATCGGGGCGGTGAAGCCCGGCGACGTGGTCGTCCTCGCCCGCCAGGGTCCACGGGGGGCGGGGATGCCGGAGCTGTTCTACCTCTCCGCCGCCATCCGCGAGCACCCCGCGCTGTCGGGCGCGGTGGCCCTGGTCACCGACGGCCGCTTCTCCGGGGCCACCGCGGGGCCGTGCGTGGGCCACGTCTGCCCCGAGGCGGCGGTGGGCGGCCCCCTGGCCCTGGTGCGGGAGGGCGACGCGGTCCTGGTGGACCTGGAGGAGAGGCGTCTGGAGCTTTTGGTGGACGCATCCGAGCTCGAACGGCGGCGCGCCGCCTGGACCCCGCCGGTGCTCCCGGAGGGGTCCGGTCTGCTCGCGCTGTACCGAAAATCGGCCCTCCAGGCCGACGAGGGAGGTGGCTTGGATGCGCGGGGGTAATCGTGCCCAACCGCCCCTGATGTTCACCGCCGGGGAGTTGATGGTGGAGCGCCACGCCCGGCACCCCGGGCACCTGGGGGTGGGGGGCGCCGCGGCGAACGCGGCCCTGGCCTTCGTCCGCACCGGGGGACGGGCGGCCTTCGCCTGCCGACTGGCCGAGGACGAGCACCTGCCGCTCCTGCGAGGCGAGCTCGAGCGCGTCGGCCTGTGGAGCCCCGCCGTCGTAATCGGCGGGCCCTTCAACGCGGTGTACACCATCGGGGCCGACTGCCCCTATGGCCGGTTCGGCTACGCGCGCGAGGGCAGCGCCGGCGGGAGGCTCGCCCCCGACGACCTGGACGGGGAGCCGATTGCCGAGGCAAATATGGTGCTGATTTCCGGTGTCTTCGCCTCGCTGAACCCAACCACCCGGGCGACGGTGCGCCGCCTTCTGGACCTCGCCGCCCCCGGGGCCGCCGTCGCCTACGACGTGAACCACCGCTCCGCTCTGGCCTCGCCCGCGGAGGCGCGGGCGGTGTACGAGGAGCTCTCGCCGCGCCTCGCCTTCGTCAAGGCGGACCTGGACGAGGGCCGGATGCTCTGGGGCGGCGGCGACCCGCTCGAGGTAGCCCTACGCGGGGCGTCCCGACATCCCTTCGTCATGCTCACGCTGGGCGCGAACGGCCTCGTCCTCCTCGCCGATGGGGGACAGGTGGTTGTTCCGGCGACGCCCGCGGAGTGTGTGGACCCCACCGGGGCGGGCGACGCGGCTCTGGGCGCGGCGCTTTTTCACCTCGCCCGGGGGCGGTCCCCCGGGGAGATAGGCCGGGCCGCGGCGGACGCCGGAGCGCGGTGCGTCGAGTCCCTCGGCGCTTGGGGCTATACGGTCGGGAATCCCGCCTGACGGGCGTTTTCCTAAAAAAAACGGACGGTCCGGGCGGTCCGCCGCCCCTACCCGGACCCGCCGGGATCCGTATCTCTTGACAGGACGCGGAGCCGTCTGGTAGTTTCCTATCTGAAAATATCGGCCAGTCCCCCACATCTACAGTCCGAGCCGAAACCTTGGTCCCGAGCTTACAGAAACTCCTCTCGGCGCTGCGTCGCCTGCCCGGCGTGGGCCCCAAATCGGCCCAGCGCATCGGGTACCATCTCCTCCGCGCGACCCGTGAGGAGGCCGCGGAACTGGCGCGGGCCATGGTCGCCCTCAAGGACCGCGTCGGTCTGTGCTCGGTCTGCGGAAACGTGGCGGAGCGGGCGGAGGGGTCGTCGGAGAAGACGCCGCTCGAGTGCCCGATCTGTACCGATCCCCGGCGGGACAGGAGCCGCCTCTTGATCGTCGAGGAGCCCTACAACGTCGAGGCCTTCCAGAAGACGGGGGTTTACGACGGGCTGTACCACGTGCTGGGCGGGCTCTTCGACCCCCTGGCCGGGATCGGGGCCGTGGAGCTTGGCCTGGACGCGCTGGCCCGGCGGGTTTCCGGAGGATCGTTCCGGGAGGTGATTCTGGCCACCAGCCCCACCACCGCCGGTGAGGCCACCGCCAGCTACCTCCACGAACTTTTGAAACCCTTCGGCGTAACACTGACGCGGATCGCCGTCGGCCTGGCGCCCGGGGCCGATGTGGATTACGCCGACGAGGTCTCCCTGCGCCTGGCCCTGGAGGGTCGGCGGGAGTACGGGTACACCGGGAAATAGGGGGCTGGGGGCATTCGCATGGAGCGTACCGCTCAATCTTACGCCCACGGGGAAATAGGACCCCAGGGGAGCGGGCGGCCCGGGAAAATGGGTTTATACATACGGAACGCTTTTTGCTATAATTACTTACCCCTTCAACGGTCTCTCATCGGGGAGGGCATCTCGGAATCGGACCGGTCCCCCGGGTCAAGGGGTACGTGGGCCCGTAGGGGCGGGGCTCCGTCCCCGCCCGCGGGCGACCACGGAGGGTCGCCCCTACTCTTCGCTCGGTTCGGCCCCGGGGAGACCGGGTGGATATGGGCCCCTTACAAAAGAGACAAGGGGTTTAAACCCCTTGTTATCTGGGTCACTTACGGTGGGCCACCACTTTTCAGGATGGAGCGGATAGTCCACAGCCGGACTGACTCCTCCATCTTGGGATAAATTACTGTGGGCCAACCCTTTTCAGGAGGACTCTTTCCTCATGGCTCAAACCGTTGAACTGTTCGAGGAAGACTACCAGATAATCAACCAGACCCTGTCGCGCCTGCTGACGGAGTCCAACGCCCGTATCGTGCTCCTCGTGGACCGCTCGGGGCAGCTCATCAGCTCCCACGGCGACACGTCGAACATGGACTCGACGGCCTTCGCCAGCCTGTCGGCGGGCAACTTCGCCGCCACCAGCGCCCTGGCGAAGATTCTCGGGCAGGACGAGTTCAGCG encodes the following:
- the coaE gene encoding dephospho-CoA kinase (Dephospho-CoA kinase (CoaE) performs the final step in coenzyme A biosynthesis.), coding for MLTLGWTGGVASGKTTALDLLGKIARLDVVEADMLGHRLLREPWIRDAVVELCGRDILDSGGEIDRGCLGRMVFADRELLVRYNNLIHPPLIEGVRTAVEEARNRNDAEAFVVDAALIFEWGIGRLFDAVVAVRAAQGLALRRLLRDGLTEIEARQRLNSQLREEVKVQRADFVIINDNDLEALERRVWFLWEHQLAPLKRARAT
- a CDS encoding dihydroxy-acid dehydratase, whose translation is MPGFRESAPEAVPLRLAAGMRPDETGRPWVLIESSAGETHPGSSHLLRLSELCADEVRRAGGAPYRSFCTDLCDGVAQGTPAMGLSLAGRELYALAAELHARGGHADGVLFLSSCDKSIPAHLIAAVRLGLPAVLVPGGVMPRSADGGILADAGELAAARRRGEISPDEFEEKSRGLCPGPGACAFMGTAGTMQCLAVGLGLALPGSELLPPLGPAQLSACRRSAQTLMRLVGAGTTPRDLLDARSVKNAVALLAALGGSTNALLHLAALAHELGVPFDLRGVDRIAAEVPRLVNLRPAGAHPTDRFHLAGGVPAVVELLTGLGLFDSEARTVSGSWGEALDDWRCRDDPERRSALLAESGESPGNYVSPGADASFGPPGGIRVLFGNLAPRGAVVKLAGFERTRFQGPARVFDSEGAALDAVAIGAVKPGDVVVLARQGPRGAGMPELFYLSAAIREHPALSGAVALVTDGRFSGATAGPCVGHVCPEAAVGGPLALVREGDAVLVDLEERRLELLVDASELERRRAAWTPPVLPEGSGLLALYRKSALQADEGGGLDARG
- a CDS encoding PfkB family carbohydrate kinase yields the protein MRGGNRAQPPLMFTAGELMVERHARHPGHLGVGGAAANAALAFVRTGGRAAFACRLAEDEHLPLLRGELERVGLWSPAVVIGGPFNAVYTIGADCPYGRFGYAREGSAGGRLAPDDLDGEPIAEANMVLISGVFASLNPTTRATVRRLLDLAAPGAAVAYDVNHRSALASPAEARAVYEELSPRLAFVKADLDEGRMLWGGGDPLEVALRGASRHPFVMLTLGANGLVLLADGGQVVVPATPAECVDPTGAGDAALGAALFHLARGRSPGEIGRAAADAGARCVESLGAWGYTVGNPA
- the recR gene encoding recombination mediator RecR; this translates as MVPSLQKLLSALRRLPGVGPKSAQRIGYHLLRATREEAAELARAMVALKDRVGLCSVCGNVAERAEGSSEKTPLECPICTDPRRDRSRLLIVEEPYNVEAFQKTGVYDGLYHVLGGLFDPLAGIGAVELGLDALARRVSGGSFREVILATSPTTAGEATASYLHELLKPFGVTLTRIAVGLAPGADVDYADEVSLRLALEGRREYGYTGK